The genomic region CGGCGCCGGGTCGGTGGCGGCGGGTCTTTCGGTCACGGTTGTCATCTCAGCCTCACCCGAGCGAGTCCTGGATCGCGGCGACGTCGTCGGTCGCCTGCTCGGCGGCCTGACCGGCGTCCAGCTGACCACTGGCCAGCGCACTGATTGCCTTCGGCACCGGAAGTTCGCCGAGCGTGGCGCCCACCAGCGCGCCCTGGCCCTCGGTGATGCCCCAGCGCTGCATCTTGCCGACCCCCTCGCGCAGCTCGGCGATCACCGGCGGCGGGTAGATCGCAGCGAGCGGCTTGCGGGCATCGACGCCGATGTCGGCCTGGTTCCAGACCTTGTCGAACCTGGTCGGGTCCGCGGCGGTGCCGTGCCGGACGGGGAACTTGCCTTCGGCCGCCATCCCGAACCACTGCTCGTACCCCTGGTCGAGCATGTATCGGACGAGCTCACGGGACGCGTCGGCCTTCGCCGTCTTGGTCACCGCCCAGCCGTTCAGCTCGCCGAACTGGGCGGGCTCCTGGCTGTCCGGCCCCTGCACCGCCGTCACCACGCCGGTGTTGCGGGCCAACCACCCTTTGTCCTTCGCGCACGGCTCGCAGCTCGGCAACGCGTCCTCGCGCAGCCCGGCGAGCTCGTCCAGCAGGAACGAAGACCAGACCACCATCGCCGACTTGCCGGCGAAGTACGACGCCCGGGTGGAGTCGACGGTCTGGGTTCCGGCGGCGGAGTACCTCGTCGCGAGGTCGCCGTAGAACCGGAACGCCTCCCGGCAGCCGGGACTGTCGAGGGTGACCTTGCCGCCGCCGTCGACGAGCTGGCAGTTGTTCGCCAGCGCGAGGTGCTCGAAGCTCTGCTGGGTGAACGGGTCGGCCGGGTCGGTGGCGACCGAGATGCCCTCCACCTCGCCCTGGTCCAGCGTCTGCGCGGCCTTCTCGATGTCGGCGTACGTCGTCGGCGCGGGCAGCCCGGCCGCTGCGAACAGGTCCTTGCGGTAGTAGAGCAGCTGGGTCCAGCTGTCCGACGGTACGGCGAGCTGCCGGTCGCCCTCGCGGGTGAGTTCCAGCGCCCGCGGGTCGAAGGTGGTCTCCCCGAGGTCGGCGACCACCTGGTTCGCGGCGTCCGGGTTGAGCAGGCCGTTGCTGGACAGCTGCTGGATCGCGGCCAACGGGACCGCGCCGATCACGTCGGGCAGCCTGCCGGCCGCGGCCGCGGACATCACCAGCTGGCTCAGCTGCGGCTCGTCGACGCCGACGAGCTTCACCTGGATGCCGGTCTCGGCGGTGAACCGCTCGAGAATCTTCCGGGTGGTCTCCAGCCGCCCGGACACGTTCTCGAGCGACCAGACGGTGATGCTGCGGTCGTCGGCGGCACTGGAATCGTTGCCGCAGGCTGTGAGTAGCCCGGCGGCCAGCAAGAGCGCACTCGCGGTCGAGAGCGCCCTGGCGAAGCGTGACATGCATCCTCCTCGGGGGAGCTGACTTCACGCATAACATCAGGACTATTGTATTTTGACAAGACCTAAGTCTCGTTCCAGGAGGTTCCGTGGCCCGCGTCGTGCAGTTCTCCGCTCCCCGCCGCGCCGAGGTGGTGGACTTCGCTCCGCCGCCGCTGCCGCCCGGGCACGTCCGCGTCCGCACCGCGTACTCCGGGATCTCGGCCGGCACCGAACTGACGGCGTACCGGGGCACGAACCCGTACCTGACCAGGACCTGGGACCCGGACGCGCGGATCTTCCGCGACAGCGAGGCCGGGGTCGCCTTCCCGGTGGTGGGCTGGGGCTACTCGGAGTCCGGCGAGATCACCGAGGTCGCGTCCGACGTCACCGATCTCGCTGTCGGCGACCAGGTCTGGGGCATCTGGGGTCACCGCAGCGAGGCGGTCCTGCCGGCCGAGAAGCTGGCCGGACACCAACTCCCGTCCGGCGTCTCGCTCGCCGCCGCCGCCTTCACCCGCGTCGGCGCGATCGCCTACAACGCGATCCTGGCCGCTCGGCTCAATCTGGGCGACCTGGTGGCGATCTTCGGCCAGGGCGTCATCGGTCTGCTCGCCACCCGCCTCGCCACTCTCAGCGGCGCCCAGGTCCTCACCGTCGACGGCATCGAGTCGCGCCGCGCGGAGTCCCAGAAGTTCGGAGCCCTCGCCTCGTTCGCTCCCGGAACCGCAGCCGAACAGATTCGCTCGTTCGGCGCCGCGGGCGGCGGTGCGGACACAGCGATCGAGCTCTCCGGCGTCTACCCCGCCCTGCACGAAGCGATCCGGTCGGTCGGCGTCGGCGGGCGGGTCGTTGCCTCCGGCTTCTACCAGGGGGACGGCAACGGGCTGCGGCTCGGTGAGGAGTTCCACCACAACCGGATCGAGCTGATCAGCTCGCAGATCGGCGGCGTACCGCCCGAGCTGGCCGGCCGGTGGTCGGTCGACCGGCTGCAGCGCACGTTCCTCGGCCTGGTCGGCAGCGGCGCCGTCGACCCCGAACCGCTGATCAGCCACCGCGTTGCCGTCGAAGACGCCGCCGACGCCTACACCCTGCTCGACACCCGTCCCGCCGACGCCCTTCAAGTTCTGCTGGAGTTCTGATGAAAACCGCTTGCCAGGAACAACTGTTGCCCGGAGCCACCCTGCAAGAGAAATGGGAGTTCGCCGTCGCCGCCGGATACGACGGGATCGAGCTGCGCGGCAAGGGCGACCTGTCGTTCCGCGACCGGTTGCCCGAACTGCGCCGGGCCCAGGCCGACGGCGTCGTGATGCCGACCGTGTGCGTCGACATGCTGCACTTCTTCGGTGCGTTCGACGCCGACCTGCGGGCCGACGCGATCACCCAGCTGAAGTCCCAGCTGTCGGTGATCGCGGAGCTCGGCGGGCTCGGCGCGCAGACGCCCGCGTCGTACGGGATGTTCTCCCGCCGGCTGCCGCCGTTCGAGCCGCCGCGGGACGAGGCCGGTGACCGCGAGGTGCTGCTCGACGGCCTGCGCACGCTCGGCGAGCACGCCGCCGCGGAAGGCGTCGAGCTGTTCCTCGAGCCGCTGAACCGTTACGAGGACCACATGGTCAACCGCCTCGAGCAGGCGGCCGAGCTGATTCAGGAGGTCGGGCTGGACTCGGTCCGGATCGGCATCGACAGCTACCACATGAACATCGAGGAGGCGGACCCGTCGGCGGCCGTCGTCGCGGCCGCGCCGTACATCGGGCATGTCCAGCTGAGCGACTCCAACCGCTTCCAGCCCGGCGCCGGCCACCTCGACTGGGCCGCCTTTTTCGGCGCACTCGATGCCATCGGCTACGACCGCTACCTGGCCGTCGAGTGCCGTCTCACCGGCGACCCGGTGGAAGCCGTGCGCTCGATCCCGTCGGTCGTCCGGCGGTACGTGTGACAGCCCCCGGTACGCCGGAAGCCCCGTCCTTGCGGCAGGCGGCCGAGCGGGTTCTGCTGGGCAACTGGACCGGCCACTCGACGGTGCCGTCACACTCGCTCTATCCCCATCAGTGGAGCTGGGACTCGGCGTTCATCGCGATCGGGCTGCGCCACCTCTCCCCGCGCCGCGCCCAGGTGGAGCTCGAGTCACTGTTCGGCTCCCAGTGGCCGGACGGCCGGATCCCGCACATCAGCTTCTCCCCCGCCGTCGCCCGGGACGCGTACTTCCCCGGTCCGGACTTCTGGCAGGCCAAGACCCACGGCAGCGTCGAGACCTCGGGCATCGTCCAGCCGCCGGTGCACGCGCTCGCCGTCTGGCTCACCCACCAGGCGGACGCCCGGGAGTCGGCGCGGCGCGGCTTCCTGGCCCGGTGCTACCCCAAGCTCGTCGCCTGGCACCGGTACCTGCGCACCTGCCGCGATCTCGGCGGCCGCGGCCTGGTCGCGATCGTGCACCCGTGGGAGTCGGGCATGGACAACAGCCCTGCCTGGGACGACGCGCTGGCCCGGATCACCCCGGCCCCGCTGGACTCGTTCACCCGGCGTGACACCGACCACGCGAGCACGGACGACCGGCCGACGGACCTCGACTACGGCCGCTACGTCCAGCTGGCCGCCACCTACCGCGACCACGGCTACGACGACGCCCGGACCCCGTTCGGCTTCGCGCTCGAGGACCCGTGCTTCAACGCGCTGCTGATCGCGTCGGAACACGCGCTCGCGGCGATCGCGCAAGCGCTCGGTCTGGACCCGGATCGCCACCTGGTTGCGGCCGAGCAGCTGACGTCGGCGCTGGCCACGCTCTTCACCGAGGGCCTGTTCCACGCCCGCGATCTGCGTCTACCTCCGCCGCAAGCCGGCGAAGTTGCCGCAACCTCAGCTGGACTCGTGCCGGCCGGGTCTGTGGCCGGGTTGGTGCCGTTGCTGGTGCCGGGGCTTTTGCAGGCGGGCGAGCTGCTGGAGACGGCCGCCGGTCCGCGGTTCCGGCTGGGCGGCGTACGGATGGTGCCCAGCTACGACCTGACCGGCCCGGCGTTCGAGGCCGGCCGGTACTGGCGCGGACCGAGCTGGTTCAACACCGCCTGGTTGATCCACCGCGGCCTGCGCGAGCACGGCCGGACCGCCGAGGCCGATGCCCTGCGCAACGACCTGCTCGCGCTCGCGGCCGGCACCGACTTCGCGGAGTACGTCGATCCGTACACCGGCGAGCCCCGGGGCGCCCGCACGTTCAGCTGGACGGCCGCCCTGGCCCTGGACCTGCTCAGCGGTAGCTGACCTCGAGCACGCCGACGATCTTGTCGAGGCGGGCGGCCACCCGCCCGGCGTCGAAGCCGTCGCCCTCGACGACCACCCGCAGGACGCAGTCCTCGAGGGAGAGCTCGAGCTCGCGGACGTCGTACGGGTTGAGCTGGACGGCGATCCGGGCCAGCAGGCCGCGGGTCTCCACCACGCGGGCGGTGAACACCGTCATGGTCCGCTCCAGCAGCGGATCGACGGCAACCGGAGCGTCGGCGGGCTGGGCGGTAGGGGTGGGGGTGGGGGCGACGAGCGTCATCGGGCCACCTCCTTGTGCCGGAGCAGGCCGAAGACCACGCCGTCGACGAGCGCCTCCCAGGACGCCTCGACGATGTTGTGGCCGACGCCGACCGTGACCCAGGACCCCTCGCCGTCGGCGGTCTGGATCAGGACTCTGATCACCGCGTCGGTGCCGTGCCCCTGGTCGAGGATGCGGACCTTGTAGTCGACCAGGTCGAACGTCGCCACCACGGGGTAGGCGCGCTCGATCGCGGCCCGCAGCGCGTGGTCGAGCGCGTTGACCGGCCCGTTGCCCTCGCCGGTGACGATCTCCCGCTCACCCCCGGCGACCAGCTTCACGGTCGCCTCCGACACCGCCTCGCCGTCGGCGCGCGACTCGGTGATCACCCGCCACGACTCGACGTCGAAGAAGCTCGCCCGCTCGCCGGTGACCTCCTCGGTCAGCAGCAGCTCGAACGACGCGTCGGCGGCCTCGAAGGTGTAGCCGCGGGCCTCCATCTCCTTGACCCGCTCGGTCACCCGGCCGACCAGGTCCTTGTCGTTGCCGAGATCGAAGCCGAGCTCGCGGCCCTTCAGCTCGACGCTGGCGCGACCGGCCATCTCCGAGACCAGCATCCGCATGTCGTTGCCGACCAGGGCCGGATCGGTGTGCTGGTACAGGTCGGGATCGACCTTGATCGCACTGGCGTGCAGGCCCGCCTTGTGGGCGAACGCGGAGACGCCGACGTACGGCTGCCGGGCCGAGGGCGGCACGTTCGTCACTTCGGCGATCGCGTGCGCGATCCGGAAGGACTCGGCCAGCCGGCCGGCCGGCAGCAGCTGCATCCCGCGCTTGAGCTCCAGGTTGGCGACCACGGCGAGCAGGTCGGCGTTGCCGGTCCGTTCGCCGTACCCGTTGACGGTGCCCTGGACGTGGGTGGCGCCGGCCTCGACCGCGGCGATCGAGTTGGCGACCGCGCAGCCGCCGTCGTTGTGGGCGTGGATGCCGAGCCGCGCGCCGGTGGTCTCCAGCACCTCGCGTACGACGTCCTGCAGCTCGCGCGGCAGCGTGCCGCCGTTGGTGTCGCAGAGCGCGACCACGTCGGCGCCGGCCTCGGCCGCGACCCGGACCACCTCCAGCGCGTACGCCTTGTTGGCCCGGTAGCCGTCGAAGAAGTGCTCGGTGTCGAGGAACACCCGCTGCCCGTGCTCGCGCAGGTGCCGGACGGTGTCGGCCACCATCCGCAGGTTCTCCTCCAGGCTGGTCCGCAGCGCCCGCTCCACGTGCGCGTCGTGGCTCTTGGCAACCAACGTGACGACCGCAGCGCCGGACTCCCGCAGCGCCGCGACCTGTGGGTCGTCGGCAGCGGTCGCGCCCGGCTTGCAGGTGGCACCGAAGGCGGCGAAGGTTGCGTGCCGCAACTGCAGCTCGGTCCGCGCCCGGGCGAAGAACTCGGTGTCCTTGGGAACGGCGCCCGGCCAGCCGCCCTCGATGAATCCGACGCCCAGGTCGTCCAGGTGCTGCGCGATGGCGATCTTGTCGGCCACGGACAGCGCCAGCCCCTCCTGCTGCGCGCCGTCGCGCAGCGTGGTGTCGTAGACGTGGAACTCGTCGGATCCGCTCACGGGGTCACCTTCCGGTGGAGGGGGGCTGCAGGCAAACAAAAAACCTCCCGCAAGGTGCGAGAGGTCTGCGCGCTCAGGTGGTGCAAGCTGAGCGCGCCTAGCCAATAATGCCCCGGAAGTTCTTCATGACATCGGCAGTCTGCCACAGCCGGTTCACCCGGTGGCGAAATGTCTCGAAAAGCGAACATCCAGTACGCCGACCAGTACTGCGGCGTCCGCGGGAGTCCAGCTGTCAGGCGGTGAGCGACCACTCCGGGGTGTCCCAGGCGGCGTAGAAGTCGTCCCGCTCCAGCGGTCGCAGGTCCCACGCGTCGCGGTCCAGCGCCTGGTCGGTCAGCCCGCCGTGCTCGTCCTCCAGCCGCTGCCACCAGTACCGGGTGATGGTCCCGTCCTCGGTGACCTGGAGCTGCCGGACGACGACCCACTCGCGCTCGTGCCAGACCGCCTCGTACAGCCAGTCGGTGCCGTCGTCGTCCGCGCGGGCACCGTACGTGCGGGCGGCGGTGCCGCGGTCCAGGTCGCGGATCAGCTCGACGGTGGCACGGAACATCTGCTCGGTGTCGGGACTCCACCCGCGCGACCGCGCGAGCTCGCAGTAGTACGCCTCGACCTCGTCCGGAAAGCCGCTCATGCCCGGACCCTATCCAGGCCACCTGAAGGATTGCTGTGAAACAGGCCGCGCCCGGAGAACCGGTGGGTTCTGCGGGCGCGGCCGGGTCGGAGCGGGGATCAGCAGATCCGGGTCGTCCAGCCGTGAGTGTCCTGGGACCGGCCGTACTGCAGGTCGAGCAGCGCGCTGCGGACCGCCGCGGTGACCGGGCCACCGTTGCCGTCGGCCACCTGCACCTCACCGCCGTCCCACTTCAGCGAGGCGACCGGGGTGATCACCGCAGCCGTGCCGCAGGCGAACACCTCGCGGATCCGGCCGGACGTGGCACCCTCGCGCCACTCGTCGATCGAGATCTTCCGCTCGGTGACGGTGTGGCCGAGATCGGTGACCAGCTTGAGGATCGAGTCCCGGGTCACGCCCTCGAGAATCGTGCCGGACAGCTCCGGGGTGATCACCGAGCCGTCGTCGAGCACGAAGTACAGGTTCATGCCGCCGAGCTCTTCGACCCACTTCTTCTCGATCGCGTCCAGGAATGCGACCTGGTCGCAGCCCTGCTCGATCGCCTCCGCCTGGGCCAGCAGCGACGAAGCGTAGTTGCCGCCGGTCTTGGCCGCGCCGGTCCCGCCGGGCGCCGCCCGGGTGTACTCCTGGCTGAGCCAGATCCGGACCGGCTTGACGCCGCCGGTGAAGTAGGAGCCGGCCGGCGAGGCGATCGCGCAGTACGTCACCTGGGCCGACGGCCGGACGCCGAGGAACGGGTCCGAGCCGAACATGAACGGCCGCAGGTACAGCGAGGTCTCGCCCCCGCCGGGCACCCAGTCGCGGTCGATCTCGACCAGCTTGCGCACCGAGTCGAGGAACGCGGCCTCGGGCAGCTCCGGCAGCGCGAGCCGCCGGGCGGACCGGTTGAACCGGGCCGCGTTGGCGTCCG from Kribbella flavida DSM 17836 harbors:
- a CDS encoding MGH1-like glycoside hydrolase domain-containing protein, producing the protein MTAPGTPEAPSLRQAAERVLLGNWTGHSTVPSHSLYPHQWSWDSAFIAIGLRHLSPRRAQVELESLFGSQWPDGRIPHISFSPAVARDAYFPGPDFWQAKTHGSVETSGIVQPPVHALAVWLTHQADARESARRGFLARCYPKLVAWHRYLRTCRDLGGRGLVAIVHPWESGMDNSPAWDDALARITPAPLDSFTRRDTDHASTDDRPTDLDYGRYVQLAATYRDHGYDDARTPFGFALEDPCFNALLIASEHALAAIAQALGLDPDRHLVAAEQLTSALATLFTEGLFHARDLRLPPPQAGEVAATSAGLVPAGSVAGLVPLLVPGLLQAGELLETAAGPRFRLGGVRMVPSYDLTGPAFEAGRYWRGPSWFNTAWLIHRGLREHGRTAEADALRNDLLALAAGTDFAEYVDPYTGEPRGARTFSWTAALALDLLSGS
- a CDS encoding zinc-binding dehydrogenase; this translates as MARVVQFSAPRRAEVVDFAPPPLPPGHVRVRTAYSGISAGTELTAYRGTNPYLTRTWDPDARIFRDSEAGVAFPVVGWGYSESGEITEVASDVTDLAVGDQVWGIWGHRSEAVLPAEKLAGHQLPSGVSLAAAAFTRVGAIAYNAILAARLNLGDLVAIFGQGVIGLLATRLATLSGAQVLTVDGIESRRAESQKFGALASFAPGTAAEQIRSFGAAGGGADTAIELSGVYPALHEAIRSVGVGGRVVASGFYQGDGNGLRLGEEFHHNRIELISSQIGGVPPELAGRWSVDRLQRTFLGLVGSGAVDPEPLISHRVAVEDAADAYTLLDTRPADALQVLLEF
- a CDS encoding sugar phosphate isomerase/epimerase family protein, with amino-acid sequence MKTACQEQLLPGATLQEKWEFAVAAGYDGIELRGKGDLSFRDRLPELRRAQADGVVMPTVCVDMLHFFGAFDADLRADAITQLKSQLSVIAELGGLGAQTPASYGMFSRRLPPFEPPRDEAGDREVLLDGLRTLGEHAAAEGVELFLEPLNRYEDHMVNRLEQAAELIQEVGLDSVRIGIDSYHMNIEEADPSAAVVAAAPYIGHVQLSDSNRFQPGAGHLDWAAFFGALDAIGYDRYLAVECRLTGDPVEAVRSIPSVVRRYV
- the cimA gene encoding citramalate synthase — encoded protein: MSGSDEFHVYDTTLRDGAQQEGLALSVADKIAIAQHLDDLGVGFIEGGWPGAVPKDTEFFARARTELQLRHATFAAFGATCKPGATAADDPQVAALRESGAAVVTLVAKSHDAHVERALRTSLEENLRMVADTVRHLREHGQRVFLDTEHFFDGYRANKAYALEVVRVAAEAGADVVALCDTNGGTLPRELQDVVREVLETTGARLGIHAHNDGGCAVANSIAAVEAGATHVQGTVNGYGERTGNADLLAVVANLELKRGMQLLPAGRLAESFRIAHAIAEVTNVPPSARQPYVGVSAFAHKAGLHASAIKVDPDLYQHTDPALVGNDMRMLVSEMAGRASVELKGRELGFDLGNDKDLVGRVTERVKEMEARGYTFEAADASFELLLTEEVTGERASFFDVESWRVITESRADGEAVSEATVKLVAGGEREIVTGEGNGPVNALDHALRAAIERAYPVVATFDLVDYKVRILDQGHGTDAVIRVLIQTADGEGSWVTVGVGHNIVEASWEALVDGVVFGLLRHKEVAR
- a CDS encoding ABC transporter substrate-binding protein, translated to MSRFARALSTASALLLAAGLLTACGNDSSAADDRSITVWSLENVSGRLETTRKILERFTAETGIQVKLVGVDEPQLSQLVMSAAAAGRLPDVIGAVPLAAIQQLSSNGLLNPDAANQVVADLGETTFDPRALELTREGDRQLAVPSDSWTQLLYYRKDLFAAAGLPAPTTYADIEKAAQTLDQGEVEGISVATDPADPFTQQSFEHLALANNCQLVDGGGKVTLDSPGCREAFRFYGDLATRYSAAGTQTVDSTRASYFAGKSAMVVWSSFLLDELAGLREDALPSCEPCAKDKGWLARNTGVVTAVQGPDSQEPAQFGELNGWAVTKTAKADASRELVRYMLDQGYEQWFGMAAEGKFPVRHGTAADPTRFDKVWNQADIGVDARKPLAAIYPPPVIAELREGVGKMQRWGITEGQGALVGATLGELPVPKAISALASGQLDAGQAAEQATDDVAAIQDSLG
- a CDS encoding branched-chain amino acid aminotransferase: MSADLQFTVEPNTQSASDDQRAAILANPGFGQHFTDHMAIATWTAELGWHDARITAFGPLELSPATAVFHYAQTIFEGMKAYRHPDDSIHTFRPDANAARFNRSARRLALPELPEAAFLDSVRKLVEIDRDWVPGGGETSLYLRPFMFGSDPFLGVRPSAQVTYCAIASPAGSYFTGGVKPVRIWLSQEYTRAAPGGTGAAKTGGNYASSLLAQAEAIEQGCDQVAFLDAIEKKWVEELGGMNLYFVLDDGSVITPELSGTILEGVTRDSILKLVTDLGHTVTERKISIDEWREGATSGRIREVFACGTAAVITPVASLKWDGGEVQVADGNGGPVTAAVRSALLDLQYGRSQDTHGWTTRIC